A part of Lacerta agilis isolate rLacAgi1 chromosome 7, rLacAgi1.pri, whole genome shotgun sequence genomic DNA contains:
- the C7H8orf89 gene encoding putative uncharacterized protein C8orf89 homolog isoform X3, translated as MSRSQQRIHLEQRDSQAPNGKLPEISCIPECRPAISQPPKEQKLPILKSDQRFLDKKVSGKSFGGHLFENSWKHAVIKTKRIKQAEYTSTYGLRDSDENAAMPSLAQAIPNPSPVAQKTQGAANLFPDSSYSNDDPGLPPFVLPCTSSQYFIESCYKSRGDTAMGDAYKRGVFTWKPCPLKTSGMHGGAGELGAVRLKKYNRCSSLISFPEGSKFKPGYRFTDPVIGAPPQFLQRLSQLAALECETIHQEKTRKIRKAKRQMM; from the exons ATGAGCAGGAGCCAGCAGCGCATCCACTTGGAacagcggg ATTCACAAGCTCCTAATGGTAAGCTGCCAGAAATCTCATGCATCCCTGAATG CAGACCTGCCATTTCTCAGCCACCAAAGGAACAAAAATTGCCAATCCTAAAATCTGACCAAAGATTCCTGGATAAAAAAGTCTCCGGAAAATCATTCGGGGGTCACCTTTTCGAGAATAGTTGGAAACATGCAGTGATAAAgacaaaaaggataaaacaag CAGAATATACGTCTACATATGGCTTGAGAGACTCTGATGAAAATGCTGCAATGCCAAGTCTTGCTCAGGCAATACCAAACCCCTCTCCCGTTGCACAGAAGACACAAGGTGCTGCTAATTTATTTCCAGACAG CTCTTACAGTAATGACGACCCTGGTTTGCCACCTTTTGTGCTTCCGTGTACTTCATCACAATACTTCATTGAAAGCTGCTACAAAAGCAG gGGAGATACAGCCATGGGGGATGCTTATAAAAGAGGGGTGTTTACTTGGAAACCATGCCCTCTGAAGACATCCGGGATGCATGGTGGAGCTGGAGAATTAGGTGCTGTAAG GTTGAAGAAGTACAATCGGTGTTCCAGCCTAATTTCATTTCCAGAAGGATCCAAATTCAAGCCTG GTTATCGTTTCACAGACCCTGTCATTGGAGCTCCTCCTCAGTTCCTCCAGCGGCTTTCTCAACTGGCTGCACTGGAATGTGAAACCATACATcaagagaaaacaagaaaaatcaGGAAGGCCAAGAGACAGATGATGTAA
- the C7H8orf89 gene encoding putative uncharacterized protein C8orf89 homolog isoform X4 — protein sequence MSRSQQRIHLEQRGVYSQAPNGKLPEISCIPECRPAISQPPKEQKLPILKSDQRFLDKKVSGKSFGGHLFENSWKHAVIKTKRIKQAEYTSTYGLRDSDENAAMPSLAQAIPNPSPVAQKTQGAANLFPDRGDTAMGDAYKRGVFTWKPCPLKTSGMHGGAGELGAVRLKKYNRCSSLISFPEGSKFKPGYRFTDPVIGAPPQFLQRLSQLAALECETIHQEKTRKIRKAKRQMM from the exons ATGAGCAGGAGCCAGCAGCGCATCCACTTGGAacagcggggtgtgt ATTCACAAGCTCCTAATGGTAAGCTGCCAGAAATCTCATGCATCCCTGAATG CAGACCTGCCATTTCTCAGCCACCAAAGGAACAAAAATTGCCAATCCTAAAATCTGACCAAAGATTCCTGGATAAAAAAGTCTCCGGAAAATCATTCGGGGGTCACCTTTTCGAGAATAGTTGGAAACATGCAGTGATAAAgacaaaaaggataaaacaag CAGAATATACGTCTACATATGGCTTGAGAGACTCTGATGAAAATGCTGCAATGCCAAGTCTTGCTCAGGCAATACCAAACCCCTCTCCCGTTGCACAGAAGACACAAGGTGCTGCTAATTTATTTCCAGACAG gGGAGATACAGCCATGGGGGATGCTTATAAAAGAGGGGTGTTTACTTGGAAACCATGCCCTCTGAAGACATCCGGGATGCATGGTGGAGCTGGAGAATTAGGTGCTGTAAG GTTGAAGAAGTACAATCGGTGTTCCAGCCTAATTTCATTTCCAGAAGGATCCAAATTCAAGCCTG GTTATCGTTTCACAGACCCTGTCATTGGAGCTCCTCCTCAGTTCCTCCAGCGGCTTTCTCAACTGGCTGCACTGGAATGTGAAACCATACATcaagagaaaacaagaaaaatcaGGAAGGCCAAGAGACAGATGATGTAA
- the C7H8orf89 gene encoding putative uncharacterized protein C8orf89 homolog isoform X2 produces MSRSQQRIHLEQRGVYSQAPNGKLPEISCIPECRPAISQPPKEQKLPILKSDQRFLDKKVSGKSFGGHLFENSWKHAVIKTKRIKQEYTSTYGLRDSDENAAMPSLAQAIPNPSPVAQKTQGAANLFPDSSYSNDDPGLPPFVLPCTSSQYFIESCYKSRGDTAMGDAYKRGVFTWKPCPLKTSGMHGGAGELGAVRLKKYNRCSSLISFPEGSKFKPGYRFTDPVIGAPPQFLQRLSQLAALECETIHQEKTRKIRKAKRQMM; encoded by the exons ATGAGCAGGAGCCAGCAGCGCATCCACTTGGAacagcggggtgtgt ATTCACAAGCTCCTAATGGTAAGCTGCCAGAAATCTCATGCATCCCTGAATG CAGACCTGCCATTTCTCAGCCACCAAAGGAACAAAAATTGCCAATCCTAAAATCTGACCAAAGATTCCTGGATAAAAAAGTCTCCGGAAAATCATTCGGGGGTCACCTTTTCGAGAATAGTTGGAAACATGCAGTGATAAAgacaaaaaggataaaacaag AATATACGTCTACATATGGCTTGAGAGACTCTGATGAAAATGCTGCAATGCCAAGTCTTGCTCAGGCAATACCAAACCCCTCTCCCGTTGCACAGAAGACACAAGGTGCTGCTAATTTATTTCCAGACAG CTCTTACAGTAATGACGACCCTGGTTTGCCACCTTTTGTGCTTCCGTGTACTTCATCACAATACTTCATTGAAAGCTGCTACAAAAGCAG gGGAGATACAGCCATGGGGGATGCTTATAAAAGAGGGGTGTTTACTTGGAAACCATGCCCTCTGAAGACATCCGGGATGCATGGTGGAGCTGGAGAATTAGGTGCTGTAAG GTTGAAGAAGTACAATCGGTGTTCCAGCCTAATTTCATTTCCAGAAGGATCCAAATTCAAGCCTG GTTATCGTTTCACAGACCCTGTCATTGGAGCTCCTCCTCAGTTCCTCCAGCGGCTTTCTCAACTGGCTGCACTGGAATGTGAAACCATACATcaagagaaaacaagaaaaatcaGGAAGGCCAAGAGACAGATGATGTAA
- the C7H8orf89 gene encoding putative uncharacterized protein C8orf89 homolog isoform X1: protein MSRSQQRIHLEQRGVYSQAPNGKLPEISCIPECRPAISQPPKEQKLPILKSDQRFLDKKVSGKSFGGHLFENSWKHAVIKTKRIKQAEYTSTYGLRDSDENAAMPSLAQAIPNPSPVAQKTQGAANLFPDSSYSNDDPGLPPFVLPCTSSQYFIESCYKSRGDTAMGDAYKRGVFTWKPCPLKTSGMHGGAGELGAVRLKKYNRCSSLISFPEGSKFKPGYRFTDPVIGAPPQFLQRLSQLAALECETIHQEKTRKIRKAKRQMM from the exons ATGAGCAGGAGCCAGCAGCGCATCCACTTGGAacagcggggtgtgt ATTCACAAGCTCCTAATGGTAAGCTGCCAGAAATCTCATGCATCCCTGAATG CAGACCTGCCATTTCTCAGCCACCAAAGGAACAAAAATTGCCAATCCTAAAATCTGACCAAAGATTCCTGGATAAAAAAGTCTCCGGAAAATCATTCGGGGGTCACCTTTTCGAGAATAGTTGGAAACATGCAGTGATAAAgacaaaaaggataaaacaag CAGAATATACGTCTACATATGGCTTGAGAGACTCTGATGAAAATGCTGCAATGCCAAGTCTTGCTCAGGCAATACCAAACCCCTCTCCCGTTGCACAGAAGACACAAGGTGCTGCTAATTTATTTCCAGACAG CTCTTACAGTAATGACGACCCTGGTTTGCCACCTTTTGTGCTTCCGTGTACTTCATCACAATACTTCATTGAAAGCTGCTACAAAAGCAG gGGAGATACAGCCATGGGGGATGCTTATAAAAGAGGGGTGTTTACTTGGAAACCATGCCCTCTGAAGACATCCGGGATGCATGGTGGAGCTGGAGAATTAGGTGCTGTAAG GTTGAAGAAGTACAATCGGTGTTCCAGCCTAATTTCATTTCCAGAAGGATCCAAATTCAAGCCTG GTTATCGTTTCACAGACCCTGTCATTGGAGCTCCTCCTCAGTTCCTCCAGCGGCTTTCTCAACTGGCTGCACTGGAATGTGAAACCATACATcaagagaaaacaagaaaaatcaGGAAGGCCAAGAGACAGATGATGTAA
- the RPL7 gene encoding 60S ribosomal protein L7: protein MAGEEVKKKLPSVPESLLKKRKAFAEMKAKRLKKLLAQKKLRKAERKLIYKRAELYHKEYRQMYRREIRMARMARKAGNYYVPAEPKLAFVIRIRGINGVSPKVRKVLQLLRLRQIFNGTFVKLNKASINMLRIVEPYIAWGYPNLKSVHELIYKRGYGKINKQRIALTDNSLIKRCLGKHGIICMEDLIHEIYTVGKNFKAANNFLWPFKLSSPRGGMKKKTIHFVEGGDAGNREDQINRLIRRMN from the exons ATGGCGGGCGAAGA AGTGAAGAAGAAGTTGCCTTCGGTTCCTGAGAGCCTTTTGAAGAAAAGGAAGGCTTTTGCTGAAATGAAGGCCAAACGTCTGAAAAAGCTGTTGGCGCAAAAGAAG TTGCGAAAAGCTGAACGAAAATTAATCTATAAAAGGGCTGAGTTATATCACAAAGAGTACAGGCAGATGTACCGGCGTGAAATTCGCATGGCCCGCATGGCTCGCAAAGCTGGCAATTACTATGTACCTGCTGAACCCAAACTGGCATTTGTGATCAGGATCAGAGG AATTAATGGCGTTAGTCCCAAGGTTCGCAAGGTACTGCAGCTTCTTCGCCTGCGTCAAATTTTCAATGGCACATTTGTGAAACTCAACAAAGCATCCATTAACATGCTGAGGATTGTTGAACCTTACATTGCATGGGG TTACCCCAACTTGAAATCTGTGCATGAGTTGATCTACAAGCGTGGTTATGGGAAGATCAACAAGCAGCGCATTGCTTTGACAGATAACTCTCTCATCAAAAGATGCCTGG GAAAACACGGCATCATTTGCATGGAGGATTTGATCCATGAAATCTATACTGTTGGCAAAAACTTCAAAGCAGCAAACAACTTTCTCTGGCCATTCAAGCTGTCTTCTCCACGGGGTGGAATGAAGAAGAAAACTATTCACTTTGTAGAAGGTGGTGATGCAGGAAACAGGGAAGACCAGATTAACCGGCTCATAAGGAGGATGAATTAA